The following are encoded in a window of Ferribacterium limneticum genomic DNA:
- a CDS encoding type II secretion system protein, giving the protein MVMFYGQPEILAKNEMRRQAGFTFLGLMFAVAIAGIALAGTGALWQMESRREKEKELLFIGEQYRHAIGSYYDKSPGAAKQFPEKLEDLLQDKRFPNQTRHLRRLYRDPMTADGEWELIRQEGRIMGVASRSSDKPIKVAGFSADQGDFEGATKYTEWRFLSTGNVVSSVPNVAAKPD; this is encoded by the coding sequence ATGGTGATGTTCTACGGTCAACCGGAAATATTGGCCAAAAATGAAATGCGCCGCCAGGCCGGCTTTACCTTCCTCGGCCTGATGTTTGCCGTCGCCATCGCCGGCATCGCGCTGGCCGGCACCGGCGCACTGTGGCAAATGGAAAGCCGGCGCGAGAAGGAAAAAGAGCTGCTGTTCATTGGCGAGCAATACCGCCATGCCATCGGCAGCTACTACGACAAATCGCCCGGCGCCGCAAAACAGTTTCCGGAAAAACTTGAAGACCTGCTGCAGGACAAGCGTTTCCCCAACCAGACCCGCCACCTGCGCCGCCTCTATCGCGACCCGATGACGGCCGATGGCGAGTGGGAATTGATCAGGCAGGAAGGCCGCATCATGGGCGTGGCCAGCCGCTCGTCGGACAAGCCGATCAAGGTGGCCGGCTTTTCGGCAGATCAGGGTGATTTCGAGGGGGCTACAAAGTACACCGAATGGCGCTTTCTGAGCACTGGCAACGTTGTTTCATCCGTACCAAATGTTGCGGCGAAACCAGACTGA